The DNA window GATATCGATATAGTTTGCCTGTATATAATTCATGATCTCGATCATCCGAGGGTCCTTGCAGCCGTCCGCTTTTCCAATCTCCTCGATCTTATTGACGGCCACAGTCAACGCTTCGATAGAAGCTTTGATGATATCCGCGTCGATCCCTACGCCCCAGAATGTCTTTTCCTTGCAGATGATCCCCACATAAGCCACCGCTTTAGAAGAAGATCCCTTTGTCTGAGAGTGTTCCTCGTAGAAGGTCAGCTCGTAGCTGATATTGAAATACTGTTTTATAGCGTTGCTGACCGCATCCAAACGACCATTTCCCATCGCTGTGATGGTATGCGTCTCGCCCCCGTGATTGATAGAGGCCTCTGCCGTGATCCCATCTGCCTGTTTGAAATGGCACTCGTCAATATGGAATACCGGTTTGGTATTGATGTAGTTATCAGAGAAGATCTGGTATACCCAGTCTGGCGTTAATTCTTTATGCGCTTTGTCGGATACGTCTTTCACAAGGTATCCCACTTCCTCTCTCATCTGCTGCGGCAGATTGATGCCGTGGCTCTGCTTCAGGATATAGTTGACGCCTCCTTTTCCGGACTGGCTGTTGATCCGGATCACATCGGAATCGTATTTCCGTCCCACATCCTGCGGGTCGATAGGAAGATATGGAACCGTCCAGGTATTGCAGTCCTTCTCTTCTCTCCAGTTCATACCCTTGGCAATCGCATCCTGATGTGAACCAGAAAAAGCCGTAAATACCAGGTCGCCCGCATAAGGCTGACGGGCGTCTACATGCATCCGTGTCAGCCGCTCATAGGTCTCACGGATCTTCTTCATATTAGAGAAGTCCAGTCCCGGATCTACGCCGTGGGAATACATATTCATTCCCATGGTCACCACATCCACATTTCCGGTCCGCTCTCCATTTCCGAATAAGGTTCCCTCGATCCTCTGGGCTCCCGCCAGGATTCCAAGCTCTGCCGTAGCCACACCGCAGCCTCTGTCATTGTGGGGATGCAGGCAGAGGATCACATTGTCTCTATATTTCAAATGCTTATCCACATACTCCAGCTGGCAGGCGAAGACATGAGGCATCGCGTTTTCCACTGTCGTTGGAATATTGATGATGGCCTTATTGTCCGCCGTTGGCTTCCAAACATCCAAAACCGCGTTGCATACTTCCACCGCATAGTCTACCTCTGTTCCCGAGAAACTCTCAGGGCTGTACTGGAACGTAAAGTTGCCGTCCGTCTCAGAGGCCAGCTTCAAAAGAAGTTCTGCCCCATCCACCGCGATCTGCTTAATTTCTTCCTTGCTCTTGCGGAACACCTGCTCTCTCTGAGCTACTGAGGTAGAATTATAAAGATGTACCACAGCGTGCGGCGCTCCCTTTACCGCTTCGAAGGTCTTTTTGATGATATGCTCCCTGGCCTGAGTCAATACCTGTACCGTCACATCGTCAGGAATCATATTTTTCTC is part of the Lachnospiraceae bacterium KGMB03038 genome and encodes:
- a CDS encoding 2-isopropylmalate synthase gives rise to the protein MKNCSKYQRGYFMPPEVTYDWVKKEYIDHPPIWCSVDLRDGNQALIEPMSLEEKLEYFQMLVDIGFKEIEVGFPAASETEYKFMRTLIEKNMIPDDVTVQVLTQAREHIIKKTFEAVKGAPHAVVHLYNSTSVAQREQVFRKSKEEIKQIAVDGAELLLKLASETDGNFTFQYSPESFSGTEVDYAVEVCNAVLDVWKPTADNKAIINIPTTVENAMPHVFACQLEYVDKHLKYRDNVILCLHPHNDRGCGVATAELGILAGAQRIEGTLFGNGERTGNVDVVTMGMNMYSHGVDPGLDFSNMKKIRETYERLTRMHVDARQPYAGDLVFTAFSGSHQDAIAKGMNWREEKDCNTWTVPYLPIDPQDVGRKYDSDVIRINSQSGKGGVNYILKQSHGINLPQQMREEVGYLVKDVSDKAHKELTPDWVYQIFSDNYINTKPVFHIDECHFKQADGITAEASINHGGETHTITAMGNGRLDAVSNAIKQYFNISYELTFYEEHSQTKGSSSKAVAYVGIICKEKTFWGVGIDADIIKASIEALTVAVNKIEEIGKADGCKDPRMIEIMNYIQANYIDITLDDLAKKFYLSKPYLSKYIKEKSGMTFGEFVKKIRMKKARALLKSSNMTVENIALTVGYQNVEHFNRLFKKAYQMTPMQFRNQK